From Methanomicrobiales archaeon HGW-Methanomicrobiales-1, a single genomic window includes:
- a CDS encoding mechanosensitive ion channel protein MscS, whose product MKRQLLIFSAFLLLSVALGAAAHIINEPVVMDLFSTSLVLTITYLVFPVITGIFLVRKIADLKTRYTAKKAISIISVIFIIALCLRIWVTDTSALIVSYGIIGAALAFALQDVFKNFVGGLLVIITSMYRIGDRIAIDNQFGDVMDIGLMSTTLMEIRGWVSGDQPSGRLLILPNGLLITHALYNYTRDHSFVWDEISIPLTYDSDWKLAKELVLGIVTKETALTTKQADAEIERIGEKYYLPKKVVDPSAYITLTDNWITLDVRYVTDARSRRILRSKLSELILSAIEKEDRITISSTTVTVTTTGETLASRKDQKTGSAET is encoded by the coding sequence ATGAAACGACAACTGCTCATCTTCTCTGCGTTTCTTCTCCTCTCTGTTGCACTGGGCGCTGCTGCGCATATCATCAATGAGCCGGTTGTCATGGATCTTTTCTCCACCTCCCTTGTCCTGACCATCACCTACCTGGTCTTCCCGGTGATTACCGGTATCTTCCTTGTCCGGAAGATAGCCGACTTAAAAACCCGGTACACCGCAAAAAAGGCCATTTCAATTATATCCGTTATATTCATCATCGCTCTCTGCCTGCGGATCTGGGTGACGGATACTTCTGCGCTGATTGTATCGTATGGTATCATCGGTGCTGCCCTTGCTTTTGCCCTGCAGGATGTGTTTAAGAATTTTGTCGGGGGTTTACTGGTCATCATCACCAGCATGTACCGGATTGGGGACCGGATTGCCATTGACAACCAGTTCGGGGATGTCATGGATATCGGTCTCATGAGCACAACGTTAATGGAGATCCGGGGCTGGGTCTCCGGAGACCAGCCGTCCGGGCGCCTGCTCATCTTACCAAACGGTCTGTTGATCACCCATGCGTTATACAATTACACCCGCGATCATTCGTTTGTCTGGGATGAGATCTCTATTCCCCTGACCTATGATAGCGACTGGAAACTGGCAAAAGAGCTCGTCTTAGGCATTGTCACGAAAGAAACAGCCCTGACAACAAAACAGGCAGATGCCGAGATCGAACGGATCGGGGAAAAATATTATCTTCCCAAAAAAGTTGTTGACCCTTCGGCCTACATTACGCTCACGGACAACTGGATTACGCTGGATGTGCGGTACGTTACCGATGCCCGCAGCCGCCGTATCCTGCGGTCAAAGTTGAGCGAGTTGATCCTTTCGGCTATTGAAAAAGAAGACCGGATTACGATCTCATCGACAACGGTTACGGTCACAACCACGGGTGAAACTCTCGCTTCGCGCAAGGATCAAAAGACAGGGTCTGCGGAAACATAG
- a CDS encoding mechanosensitive ion channel protein MscS — translation MADTLLSNVTANVAADVTMQLPIKTIDVNLILYIIFIIVIAYVLSYLLSFILVHVSERIGWYRTSVTMTIPLLKLLVYLVALYYIILAVIEPSLTQMIAFSGLFGAAIGFGLKDLFSDIVGGIVIIFEKPYQIGDKVTIGDKYGEVKDIGIRSTRIQTPADELVSMPNTMIFSQSVTSGNAGDLAMMIVIDLYIHPDSDADKAMKILKEALVTSKYVIISKKYPYTVLFEDFPFYKRVRAKGYVNDLRLEFEFKSEVTRRAWAEFKSAGIRPPSFVPPSPDMKGQSPETKP, via the coding sequence ATGGCAGATACCCTTCTTTCCAATGTTACTGCGAATGTTGCTGCCGATGTCACGATGCAACTCCCGATAAAAACCATCGATGTAAACCTGATACTTTACATCATCTTTATCATCGTCATCGCCTACGTCCTGTCCTACCTGCTCAGTTTTATTCTCGTCCATGTCTCTGAGCGGATCGGCTGGTACCGGACATCCGTCACGATGACCATCCCCCTCCTCAAGCTCCTCGTCTACCTGGTCGCACTCTATTACATCATCCTCGCGGTCATCGAACCTTCATTGACCCAGATGATTGCATTCTCGGGGCTCTTTGGTGCGGCTATCGGGTTCGGGTTGAAAGACCTGTTTTCCGATATCGTCGGGGGTATAGTAATCATCTTTGAAAAGCCGTACCAGATCGGCGACAAAGTAACCATCGGCGACAAATACGGGGAAGTAAAAGATATCGGTATTCGCTCTACGCGTATCCAGACACCTGCAGATGAACTGGTATCCATGCCAAACACCATGATCTTCAGCCAGTCAGTAACCAGTGGCAATGCCGGCGACCTGGCCATGATGATTGTGATCGACCTCTACATCCACCCGGATTCCGATGCGGATAAGGCCATGAAGATATTAAAAGAGGCGCTGGTGACTTCGAAGTACGTGATCATCTCGAAAAAATATCCGTACACGGTTCTTTTCGAGGACTTCCCGTTCTACAAGCGTGTCCGGGCAAAGGGATATGTCAATGACCTCCGGCTGGAGTTCGAGTTCAAGTCTGAAGTTACGCGGAGGGCATGGGCGGAATTTAAATCTGCAGGGATCCGGCCACCCTCATTTGTTCCCCCGTCACCGGATATGAAAGGGCAATCTCCGGAAACGAAACCATAA
- a CDS encoding Fe-S oxidoreductase: protein MDMPGGIPLPYRIVALMQERNRLFAFPLEKMAEEIKATGFRCAGCGTCCTRAINNHIFLLDQDIAKLETIDPTAFEPAPDPEFCDQNGRLYVSGYALRMKNDPPGSCWFLENGNCRIYDQRFSICHIYPHMLRRDADAAGQVMWRQFAHPGEHGRYDPALSDEECLTTSRKIKEYENAFLSQQISFLETIHEYFTVSNLRHDPEKYKQTIQEYLSGRPVDISVYHAGELEDYRIARVP from the coding sequence ATGGACATGCCTGGAGGAATTCCCCTACCCTATCGGATTGTCGCGCTGATGCAGGAGCGGAACCGTCTTTTTGCGTTCCCGCTTGAAAAAATGGCAGAAGAGATCAAGGCGACCGGGTTCCGGTGCGCCGGCTGCGGGACCTGCTGCACCCGTGCCATCAACAATCACATATTTCTCCTGGATCAGGATATCGCTAAACTCGAAACAATCGATCCCACAGCTTTTGAACCCGCACCGGACCCGGAGTTCTGTGACCAGAACGGCAGGTTATATGTCTCGGGATATGCTCTCCGGATGAAAAACGATCCGCCCGGATCCTGCTGGTTTTTAGAGAACGGGAACTGTCGTATCTATGACCAGAGATTCTCCATCTGCCACATCTACCCGCACATGTTGCGACGGGATGCCGATGCGGCTGGACAAGTGATGTGGCGACAGTTTGCCCACCCGGGTGAGCACGGGCGATATGACCCGGCCCTGTCCGATGAGGAGTGCCTTACTACCTCCCGGAAGATTAAGGAATACGAGAATGCATTTCTCTCCCAGCAGATCTCTTTTTTAGAAACGATTCACGAATATTTTACCGTGAGTAACCTAAGGCATGATCCGGAAAAATACAAACAGACTATACAGGAATACCTTTCAGGCCGCCCTGTGGATATTTCTGTGTATCACGCCGGCGAACTGGAAGATTACCGGATTGCCCGGGTACCGTAA